A single Pseudomonas putida DNA region contains:
- the rfaP gene encoding lipopolysaccharide core heptose(I) kinase RfaP, whose protein sequence is MKLILAEPFKRLWAGRDAFEAVEALQGEVYRELEGRRTLRTEVAGEGFFVKIHRGIGWGEIFKNLLTAKLPVLGAGQEWQAIQRLHEVGVPTMTAVAYGERGSNPATQHSFIVTEELAPTISLEDFSIDWVKNPPEPRLKRALIAEVAKMTGGMHRAGVNHRDCYICHFLLHTDKPVTPEDFKLSVIDLHRAQTRAKISRRWRDKDLAALYFSALDIGLTRRDKLRFLRGYFQRPLRQILAEEAALLAWLERKAQKLYDRKQRYGDAL, encoded by the coding sequence ATGAAGCTGATATTGGCCGAACCCTTCAAGCGCCTGTGGGCCGGGCGTGACGCCTTCGAGGCCGTGGAAGCGCTGCAAGGCGAGGTCTACCGCGAGCTGGAAGGCCGCCGCACGCTGCGTACCGAGGTCGCTGGCGAAGGTTTCTTCGTCAAGATCCACCGTGGCATTGGCTGGGGCGAGATCTTCAAGAACCTGCTCACCGCCAAGCTGCCGGTGCTCGGTGCCGGCCAGGAATGGCAGGCCATCCAGCGCCTGCATGAAGTCGGCGTGCCGACCATGACGGCCGTGGCCTATGGCGAGCGCGGCAGCAACCCGGCGACTCAGCATTCGTTCATCGTCACCGAAGAGCTGGCACCGACCATCAGCCTGGAAGACTTCAGCATCGACTGGGTCAAGAACCCGCCCGAGCCGCGCCTCAAGCGCGCGCTGATCGCTGAAGTGGCGAAGATGACCGGCGGCATGCACCGCGCCGGGGTCAACCACCGCGACTGCTACATCTGCCACTTCCTGCTGCACACGGACAAGCCGGTGACGCCTGAAGACTTCAAACTGTCGGTGATCGACCTGCATCGCGCGCAGACCCGGGCGAAAATCAGCCGCCGTTGGCGCGACAAGGACCTGGCCGCGCTGTATTTCTCGGCGCTGGACATCGGCCTCACGCGGCGCGACAAGCTGCGCTTCCTGCGCGGCTACTTCCAGCGCCCGCTGCGGCAGATTCTGGCCGAAGAGGCCGCGCTGCTCGCCTGGCTCGAACGCAAGGCGCAGAAACTTTACGATCGCAAGCAACGCTATGGGGATGCACTCTGA